From Dioscorea cayenensis subsp. rotundata cultivar TDr96_F1 chromosome 13, TDr96_F1_v2_PseudoChromosome.rev07_lg8_w22 25.fasta, whole genome shotgun sequence, the proteins below share one genomic window:
- the LOC120274641 gene encoding disease resistance protein SUMM2-like, with protein MLDVVKLCLAPCCSCFQSPVVREDMSYVFCTKEKLDRLESAMTDLRAKKDDIERELNLPQHRGKQPTNELQRWVHKVGETDEKVTQLLDEYSKRSCVTGPCCLNCISRYSISRRAINLLNEITQLKGEQSKVLFIEQHPPKPVPESHRIVGEKISSNVDIARSYLADERVGIIGIWGMGGVGKTTLLKKIRQSLSGDANMGFNHVLFIEASKDIQPEELRKQIAERLNLQRAGKEDIFNVLKISNFVLLLDNIWEEVDLIDLGIPHPYSDNNSTKQYKHKVIFTTRSEDVCAKMGAGENTIKVECLESDEAWDLFKDNVNLAVIESDEKFKEIAWQVMEKCGGLPLALKVVGKAISNKKSVQGWKFTLNSIKSSGTEVVQGVQESLLPILKFSYDNLTNDFKECFLSICMLRGQHKQYIADFFMGLGLIGDFDNWQEACGTGENILKILEESCLLYFSDHGFVRLHVLHMDPPPLQLEGRISLGYIRLGRLALTGDVGLWTRLTTASQQHDVIYEMAMWIATDCGRNMNKWIVKRYDSFAVEIASINAENWRFANRVIIEGKVELLPILSHQCSDLLCLMINSNSCLKNIPEGFFRQMPNLTYLNLEGTGITELPKVIKCLVNLQYLNISDTNISSLPKELVYLKKLQYLICRYTRLGKVEDGLMSRLQKLKVIAIHPTGWVEPEELKLLKKHIKAIGMRVVSQEVLQQLSCLPTAWLCLYNLDIISLSFDTLSYKDHGFLQTLQIESCSQLKELVMNGSGSHLNFLIICDVKKLPNIIWTDLLPPEFFHVLKGLSISKCNLDNLAWVLHLPCLVFLVIHDCSEIEMLFYIEEREIRQQEVSEHRPTFPVLEYVIIKKLPKLVSISNFELDFSRLKYLSVRQCLNLKKLPFKGAIDNNQRMIDIHCEREWWESLEWHDATIPSRLRPYFSRDESNVDLTLFQAWKKYIYVQDESYKDSD; from the exons ATGTTGGATGTGGTGAAGCTATGTCTTGCGCCTTGCTGTTCTTGCTTCCAGAGTCCAGTTGTACGTGAGGACATGAGCTATGTGTTTTGCACCAAAGAGAAACTTGATAGATTAGAAAGTGCCATGACAGATCTAAGAGCCAAGAAGGATGATATTGAGAGAGAGCTTAATCTCCCTCAACACAGAGGAAAACAACCCACTAATGAACTTCAACGCTGGGTTCACAAG GTTGGAGAAACAGATGAGAAGGTAACACAATTGCTGGATGAATATAGCAAAAGAAGTTGTGTTACAGGCCCTTGTTGTCTGAATTGTATTTCAAGGTATAGCATTAGCAGAAGAgcaatcaatttattaaatgaaataaCTCAGTTAAAAGGAGAACAATCAAAAGTCTTGTTCATAGAGCAACACCCTCCTAAACCAGTCCCTGAATCACATAGAATAGTGGGGGAAAAAATCAGCTCCAACGTTGATATTGCTCGCAGTTATCTGGCAGATGAAAGAGTTGGTATAATTGGCATATGGGGCATGGGGGGTGTAGGCAAGACTACACTCTTGAAAAAAATCAGGCAGTCATTGTCAGGTGATGCAAACATGGGATTcaatcatgtgttatttatcGAAGCTTCAAAAGATATTCAGCCAGAAGAACTTCGAAAACAGATTGCTGAAAGGTTGAATTTGCAGCGTGCTGGTAAGGAAGAcatcttcaatgttttaaaaattagcaaCTTTGTATTGCTCTTGGATAATATATGGGAAGAAGTGGATCTTATTGATCTTGGAATTCCCCATCCTTATAGCGACAATAATTCCACCAAGCAATATAAACACAAAGTGATTTTCACTACTCGATCTGAAGATGTGTGTGCCAAGATGGGTGCAGGAGAAAATACCATCAAAGTGGAATGCTTGGAATCAGATGAAGCATGGGATCTTTTCAAGGACAATGTAAATCTAGCTGTTATTGAGTCAGATGAAAAGTTTAAAGAAATAGCATGGCAGGTGATGGAGAAGTGTGGTGGTTTGCCACTTGCTCTGAAAGTGGTTGGTAAGGccatatcaaacaaaaaatctGTCCAAGGTTGGAAATTTACTTTGAACTCAATAAAGAGTTCAGGCACTGAAGTAGTTCAAGGTGTGCAGGAATCATTACTTCCGATTTTGAAATTCAGTTATGATAATCTAACTAATGATTTCAAGGAGTGTTTCTTATCTATTTGCATGTTGCGAGGACAACATAAACAGTATATTGCAGATTTTTTTATGGGATTAGGTTTGATTGGTGATTTTGACAATTGGCAAGAAGCTTGTGGCACAGGAGAAAATATCCTTAAGATTCTAGAGGaatcatgtttattgtatttttctgATCATGGTTTTGTGAGGTTACATGTGTTACATatggacccaccaccc ctgcagttaGAGGGAAGGATTAGCTTAGGATATATAAGACTAGGGAGATTGgctctcacaggcgatgtgggactatggaccaggttaaccactgcgtcccaacaACATGATGTAATTTATGAGATGGCAATGTGGATAGCAACAGACTGTGGGAGGAACATGAATAAATGGATAGTGAAAAGATATGATAGTTTCGCAGTTGAAATAGCATCAATCAATGCAGAGAATTGGAGATTCGCGAACCGAGTGATTATAGAAGGCAAGGTGGAGCTTTTGCCAATTTTGTCTCATCAATGTTCTGATTTGttatgtttaatgataaattctaattcttgtttaaaaaatattcctGAAGGATTTTTCAGACAGATGCCAAATTTGACATATTTGAATCTTGAAGGCACTGGTATCACAGAGCTTCCAAAGGTCATCaaatgtttggttaatttgCAATACCTAAACATTTCAGACACAAATATCTCATCACTTCCAAAGGAGTTGGTATATTTGAAGAAATTGCAATATCTGATATGCAGATATACAAGGCTGGGCAAGGTAGAGGATGGTCTTATGTCAAGATTACAGAAGTTGAAGGTCATTGCCATACATCCAACTGGGTGGGTAGAACCGGAAGAGTTAAAGCTATTGAAGAAACACATCAAAGCAATCGGGATGCGTGTAGTATCTCAAGAGGTTCTCCAACAACTCTCATGTTTGCCAACAGCTTGGCTTTGCCTATACAATTTGGATATCATCTCTCTTTCATTTGACACTTTAAGCTACAAAGATCATGGATTCTTGCAAACACTACAAATTGAATCATGCTCACAGCTTAAGGAGCTTGTGATGAATGGAAGTGGGAGTCATCTCAATTTTCTCATAATCTGTGATGTCAAAAAATTGCCGAACATTATTTGGACAGATCTATTGCCTCCAGAATTTTTCCATGTGTTGAAGGGGTTATCCATATCAAAATGTAATTTGGATAATTTAGCTTGGGTTCTACATCTCCCATGTctagtttttttagttattCATGATTGTTCAGAGATAGAAATGTTGTTTTACATCGAGGAGAGAGAAATCCGACAACAAGAAGTCTCAGAACACCGCCCAACATTCCCTGTATTGGaatatgtaataataaaaaagctaCCAAAATTAGTGAGCATAAGCAATTTTGAATTGGATTTTTCTCGACTTAAATATCTGTCAGTGCGTCAATGTCTTAATTTGAAGAAGCTTCCATTCAAAGGTGCCATTGACAACAATCAAAGAATGATAGACATTCATTGTGAGAGAGAATGGTGGGAAAGCTTAGAGTGGCATGATGCCACCATCCCATCTCGCCTTCGGCCATATTTCAGCAGG GATGAGAGTAATGTAGACTTAACATTGTTTCAAGCATGgaagaagtatatatatgtacaa GATGAGAGTTACAAAGACTCGGATTAG